The DNA region CGAGCAGGCCCGCAACGCCGCCACCACCCTCGGCGTGCTCGGAGTAATCGCGATCACGATGTTCCTCGGGATCACGATCTTGGCCAACCGGATGCACGCGCGCCCGTCAGAGGCGAAGTCAATCGTGGCGCAGATCGCCGACGCGGCGTTCAACGGCGGGTTCGGCTTTGCATTCGTGCAGATCGCAACCGCTCTGATCCTGATCCTGGCAGCAAACACCGCGTTTCAGGACTTCCCCAGACTGTCGTCGATCTTGGCGCGTGACCGCTTCATGCCCAGGCAGTTCATCAACCGAGGCGACCGCTTGGTCTTCTCCAACGGCATCTTGGTATTGGCCGGGGCGGCAGCGGTGCTCATCATCATCTACGAGGCCCAGGTAACGAGGCTGATTCAGTTGTACGTCGTCGGGGTCTTCACGAGTTTCACGCTGTCCCAGTACGGGATGCTGCGTAGATGGCGACGCGTGCGGGGCGAGCACTGGCAGCGCCGAGCGGTCATGAGCGGCATCGGGTCGGCGGTCACCGGAGTAGTGCTCGTCGTCGTAGCCGTCAGCAAGTTCACCCACGGCGCGTACTTGGTCATCATGGCGGTGCCGGTCATCGTGATGGCGTTCAAGATGGTTAACCGGCACTACATCTCGGTCAGCCGCCAACTACGCCTTCCGCAGGATCGTCCCACGCGCGCCGCAGGCACGCGGGTAGTCGTCCTGGTCTCGCACGTTGACGAAGCGACGCGGCGCGCGGTCGGCTACGCGCGCGCACTGCGTCCGATGGAAGTCCGCGCGGTACACGTGGGCAACGAGGAGACGGGTGACCGGATCCGCCGCGAGTGGATCGAGCAGGGACTCACCGTGCCGCTCGACGTCATCCCGAACGGCTCGCGCGACGTGGCGGGACCCCTCCGGGCCTATATCCGAGGGCTGCACGCAGCCGAGAACGAGTACGTCACCATCGTGCTGCCGGAGCGGTACACCGGTAAGCGATTCGGTCACTACCTCCAGCGTCGCCACACCCTGCTGCTGCGCGCCGCCCTGCAGTGGGAGCGCGGCGTGGTCGTCACCGACTTCCCCGTTCACACACAGGCCGGCAGCGAGAGCGGACGCGGCGCGATTCAGCCGACGCGTACCGTGGCTATCGTGCTGGTGTCGGCTGTGCACAACGCCTCACTGCGCGCGCTCGAGTACGCGCGCGCGCTGCGACCGAGCGACCTGCGCGTGGTGAGCTTCAACGTCGAGCCGACCGAAACCCAACGCATCCTCACCGACTGGTCCCGGCTTGTTGACGACGTTCCCATTGAAGCCGTGGATTCCCCCTACCGAGAAGTGGTCCGGCCGCTCCTGCGCTACATCCGCCAAATCCACGCCTTTAACCCGGACGCCGTGGTCTCGATCATCATCCCCGAGTTCGTGGTGTCGAAGTGGTGGCACCAATTCCTGCACAACCAGAGCGCCCTGGCGATCAAGGCCGCGCTGCTATTCGAGCCGGGAGTCTCGGTGAGCAGCGTCCCGTTCCACCTCGAGTAGCCGCCGCCGACTTGCGCGCGCCGCCGACCGCGCTAGGGTACGAAAATGCATGTTGTCATCGCAGGATGCGGACGCGTCGGCAGTCAGTTGACGGTCAACCTGGTCCGCCACGGGCATACGATCTCCATCATCGACAAACGGGCGCGCGCCTTCGAGCGGCTGCCTCCCGGATTCGAGGGCCAAACCCTGGTTGGGATGGCGTTCGACCGAGAGACCCTGGAAGAAGCGGGCATCAAGGACGCGGGCGCCTTTATTGCCGTGACCAACGGCGATAACTCCAACATCGTCTCCGCGCGGGTCGCGAAGGAGGCCTACAACATCGAACGAGTGGTCGCGCGCATCTACGACCCTCGTCGCGCCGAGATCTACCGGCGGCTCGGGATCAAGACGGTCGCCACGGTGCGCTGGGCTTCGTCGGAAATCTACGACTTGCTGTTCCACGGGATCGAGCACGCGGAGTTGGCGATCGGCAACGGTGAGATCGTGCTGCTGCGCATCGAGATCGGTGCCCCGCTCGCGGGACAACGCGTCGAGACCATGACCGAACCCGGCAAGTCCATGGTCGTTGCGATCGACCGGATGGGGACTCCGACAATCCCCATGGGCGGCGCCACCTTCCAGGAAGGCGACACTGCACACATCATGGTCGTTCGCGACTACATCGAGACGCTGCGCGCGCAGTTGGAGGGACACCACTGATGAGAGTCATCGTCGCCGGGGCGGGGAACGTGGGGACCTACCTCGCGGCCGACCTCAGTAGCCGCCGCCACCAAGTTGTCATCATCGAACAGCAGGGTGAGGTGGCGGCAAAGGCCAAGGCCGCGATCCCGGGTGCATCCTTCATCCACGGTGACGCCTGTGAACTTTGGGTTCTAGAGCGTGCCGAGTTGGCGCGCGCGGACGTCATGGTCGCAGCCACGGGCGACGACGAGGACAACCTGGTCATCTCGCTGCTGGCGAAGCAGGAGTTCGCGGTCCCGCGCGTGATCGCGCGCGTCAATCACCCCAAGAACCAGTGGATGTTCGACGAGTCCTGGGGTGTCGACGTATCCATGAGTCCGCCACACATTCTGGCTTCGCTCATAGAGGAAGCGGTCGCTGCCGGCGACCTCGTCAAGCTGTTCCGCCTGGAGCACGGTCGAGTCTCACTCGTTGAGATGACGCTGCCGGCCGACTCGCCGATCGTCGGCGCCCACGTGTTCGACCTGCGCCTGCCGCACGACTGCGCACTCGTCGCGATCATCCGCGACGGACACGTTGTGATTCCCGAGCCCGAGGTGGTCCTCACGGCGGGCGATGAAGTGCTTGCGATCACAACCACCGGTGCGGAAGACGCCTTCCGCACGGGGATGTCCTGCCTGCCGGGGTAGCCCCGGCCGCCGGAAGTTAGCGCCGCAGGTCTTGAGTGAACTCGAACGTCGGGTTCATTACCTGCAGGCGTCCCGGCTCTCCGCCGAAACGCCCTTCCAGGATCAGCCTGCATCCCAGGGCCAACCCCGGGATGGTTCGGCGACCGAGCCAGACGGCCGTCACCGAACCACTGCCGTCCGTGATAACCGCCTCGATGGCTGGCATGCCTTCACGGGATCGCATCCGAATCCCCTCGACAACACCGGCGATGCGCGCGACCGACCGCGACGAGACGCCGGCCACAAGAGTAGTGCCGGGCACCTGCTCGGCCCACTCCCGTATCGCTTCGGCGCGTCGGTCGGCCTCATCCCGCCCGAGGCGCTTGAAAAGCTTCTTGAACATCGTCCCGACTCACCTCACCCGTCGCGCGCCGGAGACCGCAGCGGGCCTCAGTGCGTCCCCGCCGGCTCCTTCGCCACGTCGGTCACGATGAGGTCCTCTTCGCGTTCCTTCTTGGACAGGCCGATCGCCACCCCGAGAATCGTCACGCCGACCACAACCACTGTCACGCGTAGGCCGACGTTGTCCGCGTAGCGCACCACGAGCGGCACCATGAGCAGCGACACCAGGTTCATGACCTTGATCAGCGGGTTCAGCGCCGGACCGGCAGTGTCCTTGAAGGGGTCGCCGACCGTGTCACCGATGACCGTTGCTTTGTGGGACTCCGATCCTTTGCCGCCGTAGTGGCCTTCCTCGACCAACTTCTTGGCGTTGTCCCATGCCCCACCGGCGTTCGACAACATGACCGCGAGCAACTGGCCGGTCAGGATCGAGCCGGCGAGGTAAGCGCCGAGCGCCTCGGCCTTGAGACCGAAGCCGACCACGATGGGAGTAATGACGGCGAGCAGGCCCGGCGTCGTCAGTTCGCGCAGCGAGCGCTTGGTGCAGATGTCCACAACGGCCGCGTAGTCGGGCTTGACCGTGCCTTCCATGATGCCGGGGATCCGGAACTGCTTGCGGACCTCGGTCACGACCAGGCCGGCAGCACGCCCAACTGCGCGGATCGCGAGCGCGGAGAACAGGAAGGCAACACCCCCGCCGATCAGCAAGCCGACCAGAACGTCGGGCTTGTCGATGCGGATGCTGAATCCCTGGGCCGCACCTCCGAGCTTCTGAAGCTCGCCGATAACCGCCTCACGGAAAGACCCGAACAGCGACGTCGCGGCGATAACCGCCGTGGCGATGGCCATACCCTTCGTGATCGCCTTCGTCGTGTTTCCAACCGCGTCCAACCCGGCCATGATCTCGTCGGCGCGCTCGCCCAAACCGCCCGCCATCTCGGCAATGCCGTGAGCGTTGTCGGAAACCGGTCCGTAGGTGTCCATCGAAACGATGACGCCGACGGTGGTGAGCATCCCCATTCCCGCCAAGGAGATGAAGTAAAGCTGCTCGTCGATCGTGTTGCCGAGCAGGAACGCTCCGATGATCGAGCCTGCGACGGCAAGCATGGCCCACACCGTGGACTCCAGCCCGACCGAGAAGCCGGAAAGGATCGTGGTAGCCGGACCGGTCGTGGAAGAACGAGCGATTTCTTGCACCGGACGACGAGTCGTGTCGGTGTAGTGCTGGGTCAGAATCTGAATCACTGCGGACAGCACGAGGCCGATCACAACGGCCCAGAACACCCGCAGATCCCCGACGTACACCTTGGCAACAACGAAAACCATGATCGCCGACAAGGCCGACGACACGAAGAACCCTCTGTTGATGGCCTTCATTCCGTGCTCGGTCTCGCTTCGAGGAGACACCGAGAAGATGCCGACGATCGAAGTGATGACCCCAACCGCGCGGACGAACAGCGGGAACATAACGCCCACGATGGCCGGCACCGCACTGTTGTCGGCGAACGCCGCCGCACCCAGGATGATCGCGGCGACAAGGGTGATCTCGTAGGACTCGAACAGGTCGGCGGCCATACCTGCGCAGTCGCCGACGTTGTCACCGACGTTGTCGGCGATCGTCGCAGCGTTGCGCGGGTCGTCTTCGGGGATGTTCTGCTCAACCTTGCCCACCAGGTCGGCACCGACGTCGGCGGCCTTGGTGAAGATTCCGCCGCCGACTCGCATGAACATCGCGAGCAGCGCGCCACCGAACCCAAAGCCGACCAGCACGCCCGGGGCGTCCTGCTTGAAGATCTGAAGAATCGTTACCGCGCCCAACAGACCGAGGCCGACCGTGAACATCCCGGCTACACCGCCGGTGCGGAACGCGATGGTGAGCGCGCGCTTCAGGCCCGACTCGCGCGCCGCGTTGGCCACGCGCACGTTTCCGCGCACCGCCAGCGACATCCCGACGAACCCGGTGATGGCGCTAAATCCGGCGCCGAGCACGAAGGCCAGCGACCGGCCGAACCGAATCACGAAGTCGCTGTGCGAGGCGTTGGCGTGCACCGGAAGGGCGAAGAACAGCACGACGCCGATCAACGCCACGAAGACCCCGACCGTCTTGAACTGACGGCGCAGGTACGCGGCGCTTCCCTCCTGGATCGCCTTGGCGATCTCGATCATCTTGGGCGTACCCTCGGGCGCCGCGAGAACCTGGCGTACGAGGAAGTAGGCGACAACGAGCGCCAAAAGCGCGATCGCCGAGATCACCCAGAGCGCGTTGTTCTCCAGCGGGCGGAATACCGCATCAATGCGCCCGCCTTCGGCCGCGAGAAAGCCGATCATCGGACCTCCTGTGGTCACGGATATGTGTCAGATCAACAGAACGTCACAACGAGACCACCGGGGGCCGGGAGTCGAGGCAAAGCCCGACAGCAGCGTGAGGGGTCTCGTCGCGCCCCGCGATGCTATCTTGCGCCCTCGTGCGCTGCAAAAGACCCTCCGAGAGTTCTCTCTCCACGGGCCGAGTCGCCTATCAACGGGCGCAACCTCGTTGCATGGCCACCGGGACCTCGGTACGCTCGCCGTCGCCATGCGCCAACCCACGTTCTCTCGCGGCCGTCGCCACCGCCGGCAGCAGCGGCTTCTGCGAACAGGCATCGCCATCGTTCTTCTAATTGCGGTGGCCTCCCTGGTCGGCAACCTGTTGGGCGGTGACGAACCGCCGCCGGAGCCGACCCCCAACGTCGCGTTCACGGGATCTGCCCGAGGCCAGTCGGACGGGACGGCGCCTGCCACAGCGGCCACGCGAGCGGAAGCCACCGAGATCAACGCAGTGCTCAACGACTGGTATCAGCGCGCCTTTGTCGACCCGTCGCTCTACGGCGACGGAACGTTCCCTGAGGTGCGGGCGCGCTTTGCCGAGGCGTCTCAGGCGTCGTTCACCAAAGAAATCGACTCGCTGACGATCGGGGATGCACGCGAAGAGGTCGAGTTCGTCCGCCCTGAGAAATCCACCGCGAACCTAACCATCTTCTTCGCCAAGGGGAAAGAGGCGCGTTTCGCGGTGGCCACGGTGACCTTCCAGGCGCGCGCCCGCATGAAGGACGACGATGCACTCCCGCTGCGAATCGTGCAGCGCGCCACCTACCACCTCGAGAAGGTCTCCGGGAGCTGGGTCGTGACCTGGTTCGACGCCCGGGAAACCCAGGATTCAATCCAGCCACCCCCGAGCCCGAGCGCATCCTCATGAACCCACGACGACGCTTAATGCTCCTGCCCGCGATCGCCGCGGCTTCCGCCCTGGTGTGGACATCCTTCGGAGCGATCAACGTCGCTTCGGGCAAGGAGCGCGCAGTGATCATCGCGCGCGCCCACTCCGGCGCCCTGGCGCCTTCGGCCACCAAGACCATCTACCTGCTGGCGCTTGGCGGAGACGCACGGAAAGGAAACCCCACCAAGACGCGGATGGACGCGATCCAGATCGTGGCGCTCGACCCCATCGCCAAGAAGGCCAGCATCGTCGGGATCCCACGTGACGCCTGGGTGGAAGCCCCCGGGCGCGGATTCAGCAAGATCACCTCGGTTGGAGTCGCCGGACCCGAAGTCATGGTCCGCACGGTTGAAAAGCTGTCGGGCTGCAAGTTCGACTACTACACGCTGACGTCTTTCGAGAACTTCCGCATCCTGGTGGACCAGTTCGGTGGAATCGGGTTCACGGTGAAGGAGCGGATCTACGAAAAGGGTGGCTCAAACATCGACCTTCAGGCCGGGCGCCAGACCCTCGACGGCAAACAGGCGCTGGCCTGGTCGCGCAACCGCCACAACCGCCCCCGCGGGGACTTCGACCGTTCCTTCGCCCAGGGCGAGTTGATGATCGCCGCCCTTGAGGAAGCGCGCGCCGACTACGCCAAGGACGCGGGAACCGCACTGCGCAACCTGGGCGTGCTTCGACGCAACCTGACCTTGAACATCCCCCTTGACGAAGCGCTGCACCTCGGCCTGATAGCGATGCAAGTAAAGCCGTCCGACGTTTCTCACATCGTCGTGGACGGGGCGAGCGCAACCGAGAACGGCGCGAGCATCGTGCGCATTTCACCGACGGGCATGAACCAGTTGCGCGATGTCTGCGCAGACGGACAGCTCGGCAACTAGTCGGCGCGCGCGCCGGCACCCGGCCGGCTCATGCTGTGCTTAACCGCCTGGGTCAAGCCTCGGCGTGCCTCCGGGTTCTTGGCCAAGAGCACCACGAAACCCAGCATGTACGCGCCGGCGAATCCGTAACGGATCGTGGTGTTCTGGAAGGCGAACTGGGCAAGGAAGGGGAGCAACAGCCCCAGCGCCTCTGCCTTTGAGATCCGCAGATTCGCCAGAACCGCCACAGCGAACAGCGACTGCGCCATGGTCAGCAAGACCTCTTCCACCTGGCGTGTGTCCAGGCGCAACGGAGCCGTAGCGGACTTCGCGGCGATCGCGTAGACCAGCGGCAGCGTGCCGACCAACAGCGTCCACTGGTTGACCTTCGATGACACCAGCGCCCCCAAACCCAGTTCGGGTTTTGCCCGCAGGACGAACAAGATCGCGATGATCATCTCCGGGGCCTCGGACGCAAGCGGCGCCAACCACTGGACCAACAAGAACGTGTCCAGACCGAACTGCTCCCCGGTGTGCACCAGGCCTTCAGCGAACGGTTCGGCGCTCGACAGGATCACGGCAGCCGCGAACAAGAACATCCCCACGGTAACCAAGCGCCTCAGCCCGGGAGACAGTGCGGCGATCGCAAGAGGAGGTCCGATCAAGTCCGGCTCTTCGACGTCTTCCTTGATCGTGTGCCACAGGTAGAGAATGAACAGCGTTCCGAGGACGACCAGGTCGATCAAGCTCACTTGGCGGCGCAGCACGATGGTGCCCGCCCACGCGGTCGCCACGAACAGAAACCCGAGGTCGGTGCGGCGCGACCCCGGCAGAACGACTTCCCTCCGGCCGCTACGCTTCCACCAAATCAGCACGACGGCCGCCCACCCGAGGCCGATCAACAAGCGGTTTGCGCCGGTCATGTTCGCGATCGACAAAGAACGACAGTGCTCAATGCCGCAACTTACGGCCTGACCGATGTCCTGGCGTCCGGCCTTCCAAGCAAAGATCAGGTCGACGGCGTACTCGGGCAGCACTGCGATGAAGGCCAGCAGAGCGATCGCCAGACCTTGAGACACGTCCAACTGCAACACCTCGGCGCCCCACGAAAGAAGGAACGCGGCACCGAGGATGGCCACGCCGAACAGAATCGTCTCCCACGGACCGGGGGGGTGGGCGGAGCCCAAAAGCCCCGCGCGCACCGCCAGGGCCGGGAGAGTGATCCCGACGGCGGCGGCGATATACCCCCACTGCTTCTTTACGTGAACCAATTCGTCGCGCACGAGGTGCAACAATATCGCGGCCGCGGGCACCGCGTAGTCGGGGGTGCGCGCTACGCTCCGCTTCATGGACCCCGAGCGGATGCTGGCCTCCTTGGCTGTCGGAGACCACAAGGACTGCGTGGTCCACGTCGAGCACCTCCCGGTGCGCGCGGCGTCGGTCGTCGCCGACGTCGACCTCGTGCCCGACCTCACGGCGCGTCTGCGGCGCGCGGGGATCGAGGGGTTGTGGTCGCACCAGGCGCGCGCACTGCAAGTGGCGCGTGCGCGCCGCCACGTCGCCGTAGCCACCGGCACCGCCAGCGGAAAGTCGCTCGTCTACCAACTCGCCACCTTCGAGAGGTTCCTTGCCGACCCGCGCGCGACGGCGATCTACGTGTTCCCGACCAAGGCACTCGCGCAGGACCAGTTGCGCCAGATCCGCGAGTTCGCGCTCCCGCAAGTGCGCGCGGCCGTCTACGACGGAGACACGCCGACGGCCGAGCGGGCCTGGGTCCGGCGCAACGCCAACCTGCTCATCACCAACCCCGACATGCTCCACGCGGGAATCCTGCCCTCGCACGAGAAGTGGCGAGTGTTCATGAAGAACCTCGCGGTGATCGTGTTGGACGAGATGCATGTGCTGCGCGGCGTGTTCGGATCGCACGTGGCCGACGTCGTGCGCCGCCTGCGCCGCGTCGCGACCTACTGCGGCGCCGATCCTGTCTTCGTCTGCGCCAGCGCGACCATCGGCAATCCTGCGGAACTCGGCGAACGGCTTACCGGCCTGCCGTTCGAAGCAGTCACCGAGGACGGATCGCCGCAGGGCGAGAAGCTCTTCGCGCTGTGGAACCCGCCGGCGATGCCCGAACTCCCGGGAGTCCCTGCAGGCGCGCGCTACAGCGCCAACTCGCAGGCGGCCGGATTGCTCGCCGGCCTGGCGCGCGCCGACGTACGAACGATCGCTTTCGCGCGCTCACGCAAGGGCGCCGAGTTGATCGCCACCAATGCGCGCGACTTACTCGCCGACGACCGAGGCGACGCCGCCGGACGAATCGCCGCGTACCGCGCGGGATACCTTCCCGAGGAGCGGCGCGCGCTGGAACGCGATCTGGTGAGCGGGCAGTTGCTTGGGGTCGCGGCGACCAGCGCGCTCGAACTCGGCATCGACATCGGAGGGCTGGACGCCTGCGTCCTCGCCGGCTACCCCGGAACGGTTGCGACCACTTGGCAACAAGCCGGGCGCGCGGGGCGCCGCCAAGGGCGCTCGCTCGCCGTGTTGATCGCCAACGACGATCCGCTGGACCAATACGTCATCAGTCATCCCGACGAGATCTTCGGGCGCGCGCACGAAGCTGCCGTAATCGACCACGCCAACCCCAACATCCTCGATGCGCACCTGGGTTGTGCGGCCTTCGAAGTTCCGCTGACCGCCGCAGACGAAGCATTCTTCGGTCCGGGAACCGCCGATGCGCTCTTGCGTCTAGAGCAGTCGGGCGCACTGCGTAAGCGCGGCGACAAGTTCTTCTGGGCAGGCCGGCGATCACCGGCGCAGGACGTGGACATTCGCTCCGCCGGACGCACCGTGTCCATCGTCGAGGATGGAACCGGCCGCTTGCTCGGAACCGCCGACGAGGCGCGCGCACCACACGCGTTGCACGCCGGCGCAATCTATCTGCATCAGGGCGAGCAGTTCGAAGTGCACGCGCTCGATCTCGACAACCTGGTCGCACTCGTCGCGCCGACCAACGCGACTCACTACACCCAGGCTCGCGACATCA from Actinomycetota bacterium includes:
- a CDS encoding APC family permease — encoded protein: MGAFKRVLLGRPLASEDAEHQLLPKILALPVFASDALSSVAYATEEIIIVLVTASVTAIHLSLPLAAAVAILMMIVIASYRQTVHAYPGGGGAYIVTHENVGEIPGLIAAGALLTDYVLTVAVSIAAGAFAVASLVPSLLGHLVPVALVFVAFITMLNLRGTKESGSLFAIPTYAFVVAILTMIAVGLGRCTFGTCPTATTPSAIPEGMAPLTILLVLRAFSSGATALTGVEAIADGVPAFRGRRPSEQARNAATTLGVLGVIAITMFLGITILANRMHARPSEAKSIVAQIADAAFNGGFGFAFVQIATALILILAANTAFQDFPRLSSILARDRFMPRQFINRGDRLVFSNGILVLAGAAAVLIIIYEAQVTRLIQLYVVGVFTSFTLSQYGMLRRWRRVRGEHWQRRAVMSGIGSAVTGVVLVVVAVSKFTHGAYLVIMAVPVIVMAFKMVNRHYISVSRQLRLPQDRPTRAAGTRVVVLVSHVDEATRRAVGYARALRPMEVRAVHVGNEETGDRIRREWIEQGLTVPLDVIPNGSRDVAGPLRAYIRGLHAAENEYVTIVLPERYTGKRFGHYLQRRHTLLLRAALQWERGVVVTDFPVHTQAGSESGRGAIQPTRTVAIVLVSAVHNASLRALEYARALRPSDLRVVSFNVEPTETQRILTDWSRLVDDVPIEAVDSPYREVVRPLLRYIRQIHAFNPDAVVSIIIPEFVVSKWWHQFLHNQSALAIKAALLFEPGVSVSSVPFHLE
- a CDS encoding TrkA family potassium uptake protein, with amino-acid sequence MHVVIAGCGRVGSQLTVNLVRHGHTISIIDKRARAFERLPPGFEGQTLVGMAFDRETLEEAGIKDAGAFIAVTNGDNSNIVSARVAKEAYNIERVVARIYDPRRAEIYRRLGIKTVATVRWASSEIYDLLFHGIEHAELAIGNGEIVLLRIEIGAPLAGQRVETMTEPGKSMVVAIDRMGTPTIPMGGATFQEGDTAHIMVVRDYIETLRAQLEGHH
- a CDS encoding TrkA family potassium uptake protein, producing MRVIVAGAGNVGTYLAADLSSRRHQVVIIEQQGEVAAKAKAAIPGASFIHGDACELWVLERAELARADVMVAATGDDEDNLVISLLAKQEFAVPRVIARVNHPKNQWMFDESWGVDVSMSPPHILASLIEEAVAAGDLVKLFRLEHGRVSLVEMTLPADSPIVGAHVFDLRLPHDCALVAIIRDGHVVIPEPEVVLTAGDEVLAITTTGAEDAFRTGMSCLPG
- a CDS encoding OB-fold nucleic acid binding domain-containing protein encodes the protein MFKKLFKRLGRDEADRRAEAIREWAEQVPGTTLVAGVSSRSVARIAGVVEGIRMRSREGMPAIEAVITDGSGSVTAVWLGRRTIPGLALGCRLILEGRFGGEPGRLQVMNPTFEFTQDLRR
- a CDS encoding sodium-translocating pyrophosphatase; this encodes MIGFLAAEGGRIDAVFRPLENNALWVISAIALLALVVAYFLVRQVLAAPEGTPKMIEIAKAIQEGSAAYLRRQFKTVGVFVALIGVVLFFALPVHANASHSDFVIRFGRSLAFVLGAGFSAITGFVGMSLAVRGNVRVANAARESGLKRALTIAFRTGGVAGMFTVGLGLLGAVTILQIFKQDAPGVLVGFGFGGALLAMFMRVGGGIFTKAADVGADLVGKVEQNIPEDDPRNAATIADNVGDNVGDCAGMAADLFESYEITLVAAIILGAAAFADNSAVPAIVGVMFPLFVRAVGVITSIVGIFSVSPRSETEHGMKAINRGFFVSSALSAIMVFVVAKVYVGDLRVFWAVVIGLVLSAVIQILTQHYTDTTRRPVQEIARSSTTGPATTILSGFSVGLESTVWAMLAVAGSIIGAFLLGNTIDEQLYFISLAGMGMLTTVGVIVSMDTYGPVSDNAHGIAEMAGGLGERADEIMAGLDAVGNTTKAITKGMAIATAVIAATSLFGSFREAVIGELQKLGGAAQGFSIRIDKPDVLVGLLIGGGVAFLFSALAIRAVGRAAGLVVTEVRKQFRIPGIMEGTVKPDYAAVVDICTKRSLRELTTPGLLAVITPIVVGFGLKAEALGAYLAGSILTGQLLAVMLSNAGGAWDNAKKLVEEGHYGGKGSESHKATVIGDTVGDPFKDTAGPALNPLIKVMNLVSLLMVPLVVRYADNVGLRVTVVVVGVTILGVAIGLSKKEREEDLIVTDVAKEPAGTH
- a CDS encoding LCP family protein, whose amino-acid sequence is MLLPAIAAASALVWTSFGAINVASGKERAVIIARAHSGALAPSATKTIYLLALGGDARKGNPTKTRMDAIQIVALDPIAKKASIVGIPRDAWVEAPGRGFSKITSVGVAGPEVMVRTVEKLSGCKFDYYTLTSFENFRILVDQFGGIGFTVKERIYEKGGSNIDLQAGRQTLDGKQALAWSRNRHNRPRGDFDRSFAQGELMIAALEEARADYAKDAGTALRNLGVLRRNLTLNIPLDEALHLGLIAMQVKPSDVSHIVVDGASATENGASIVRISPTGMNQLRDVCADGQLGN
- a CDS encoding sodium:calcium antiporter, yielding MKRSVARTPDYAVPAAAILLHLVRDELVHVKKQWGYIAAAVGITLPALAVRAGLLGSAHPPGPWETILFGVAILGAAFLLSWGAEVLQLDVSQGLAIALLAFIAVLPEYAVDLIFAWKAGRQDIGQAVSCGIEHCRSLSIANMTGANRLLIGLGWAAVVLIWWKRSGRREVVLPGSRRTDLGFLFVATAWAGTIVLRRQVSLIDLVVLGTLFILYLWHTIKEDVEEPDLIGPPLAIAALSPGLRRLVTVGMFLFAAAVILSSAEPFAEGLVHTGEQFGLDTFLLVQWLAPLASEAPEMIIAILFVLRAKPELGLGALVSSKVNQWTLLVGTLPLVYAIAAKSATAPLRLDTRQVEEVLLTMAQSLFAVAVLANLRISKAEALGLLLPFLAQFAFQNTTIRYGFAGAYMLGFVVLLAKNPEARRGLTQAVKHSMSRPGAGARAD
- a CDS encoding DEAD/DEAH box helicase; amino-acid sequence: MDPERMLASLAVGDHKDCVVHVEHLPVRAASVVADVDLVPDLTARLRRAGIEGLWSHQARALQVARARRHVAVATGTASGKSLVYQLATFERFLADPRATAIYVFPTKALAQDQLRQIREFALPQVRAAVYDGDTPTAERAWVRRNANLLITNPDMLHAGILPSHEKWRVFMKNLAVIVLDEMHVLRGVFGSHVADVVRRLRRVATYCGADPVFVCASATIGNPAELGERLTGLPFEAVTEDGSPQGEKLFALWNPPAMPELPGVPAGARYSANSQAAGLLAGLARADVRTIAFARSRKGAELIATNARDLLADDRGDAAGRIAAYRAGYLPEERRALERDLVSGQLLGVAATSALELGIDIGGLDACVLAGYPGTVATTWQQAGRAGRRQGRSLAVLIANDDPLDQYVISHPDEIFGRAHEAAVIDHANPNILDAHLGCAAFEVPLTAADEAFFGPGTADALLRLEQSGALRKRGDKFFWAGRRSPAQDVDIRSAGRTVSIVEDGTGRLLGTADEARAPHALHAGAIYLHQGEQFEVHALDLDNLVALVAPTNATHYTQARDITDIRVLSVEDSKPAGAAELFFGTVEVSNQVVGYVRKRLYTNEVIDETPLDMPVQSLETKAVWYTVAESVLRRASVVPSAVSGAVHAAEHAAIGIMPLFAMCDRWDIGGVSTAGHQDTGACTVFIYDGYPGGAGFAARSFEAGTEHMRATLETITGCRCETGCPSCVQSPKCGNGNEPLDKAAAARLLAAILDGN